The sequence below is a genomic window from Lolium perenne isolate Kyuss_39 chromosome 4, Kyuss_2.0, whole genome shotgun sequence.
CGGGGACGCCCTACTTCACCCGGAaattggccggtacttccggggggcggaagttccgccccaaatgaccggaagttccggttttgacgagttttgtgcataacgggcagatttctcttgccctatttaagggggccttcttccccaaagtttcccaaccgtttgagctcgtttttgcctccattgttgaccttctttgagcttgctatctccctctccctcccatgattcttgcatctttttgagagaaagattgaggggatctagatccacactttgaccaaaccaaatcatctctttgtgagtgaatctttgggatctagatcttggagaattttgtgttctcctctttgttcttcctctcttattcccccaatagcttttgtagctttgttggaatttgagagagatgaacttgagcatctttgtggtgttcttgccattgcatttggtgcatcagtttgagttctccacggtgattcgtggtggtgaaagcaagaaggttgttactcttgggttcttggaaccctagacggattctagacctttgtggtgattttttgggagcctccgattaagttgtggatgtgtgccccaacctttgtgtaaggcccggtttccgcctcgaaggaaatcccttagtggaaccgtgacctaggcctttgtggcgaggatcaccggagatttaggtgaggcgccttcgtggcgttcggtgtgtggtgtgagtaccgcatcttggggtgaggcctttgtggcgttggtgtgcatcgagcaaccacacctcaaggtgagcctcttgtggcgttcgggagcactaagcaaccgcacctctccaccggagattagcactcgcaagagtgtgaactccgggataaatcatcgtctcccgcgtgcctcggttatctctatacccgagctctttacttatgcactttaccttgtgatagccatcgtgcttgaagttatatatatcttgctagcacatacttgcttgtattgcttagcataagttattggtgcacataggtgaaccatagtatataggctttgggcttgacaaagtaaaacgctagtttaattccgcatttgttaagctcatctcgtaaaagttttaaatcgcctattcacccccctctaggcgacatccgtgtactTTCATCCACCCTTCAAATGGCTAAGTCTTGGTGCATGTAACTCCTGCATAATGCATCCTCTTGGCTCCTTTCACTGTGGTTTGTTCATAAATATTTAGAACACATACACACACCAAAGACAAAGAAAAGTGATAAAATCTTAATAAAACAACTATTGTGCAAATATCACATGTAAATGAATGGAAATAAGCAATCGTGTATATAATGGACATAATAATTGCTAGATGGAGCATGTGATGAGGGATTTCATATAAAAAAGTATATTCAAAACACTATATAAAATCTACTCATCAAGATCTTCGTTTGATGATGAGATCTCCTTCCCGATGCAAATGGTGGTGTTGCAAGATTAATTTTCTCTAGGTatgggcgatttgcacaaaaataacccaaaagtgaaagaaaagcacagactaaccctccggcgaaactatttcaccaatctaacccttttgtgtggcgccccttccacgggcgccacacatgcacatgtggctcccctcctgccggcgccactgacccagccgacgtggccccctcgccgctgagctggtgcgcccatccgacgtggcagcatgtgtggcgcccctcccaacggcgccacacatgcacttggaaTTGCCCAACCATACTGTGAGACAAAtgctctgggacttagccgttttgcgaggctcgatgtgtggcgccgactccactggcgccacactagcatctgtggcgccgattccacgggcgccacacatagaggctcgcgaaaacggctaaggacttatcgtccggagccccctggatgttttcgacccaatgttgatataagttggcatatgtggcgccgatgccacgggcgccacacaagcaCTTGTGGCGCCAgttggaagggcgccacacattgacttttgttaaaaacatgaaaaatcctaccaaactccaacagttacgagtacaacattggacacaacaagtagcaatttcatgacatacacatataacacttcataggtcACATTGGAGCACGTAGATTgaaacaacaagtagcattacagaccatggttcgacatgacatagggttcacaaatcgatacttatgaatatagagttcacaacaacacgtgggcacatcctagtagcgtcctcgacgtgccgtcctcgcgggttgcttccggacggccatcctcttcgtccgctgccgtggctgctcctgctgctgctcctgctgctgctcctgctcctactcctcctcctcctcctcctcctcctcctcctcatcctcctcctcctcctctgaagagaacggctcgtcgttcctcatctTCGACAAAGCTGATCTCCGCCGCGGCCCCTCGTCCTCctcagtgacaaccttctttcctcggttgacataatcttccggagtgtaccggtttggacccttgccccttggcttcaactggtaagctgaccgtgAGGCTTGCTTCGAGGTACGCTTTGGAAGTATGGCTTGACTCAGAATTAGCTCGTCCTCAGGAATCTTCACAGACacgaacacatgagattacaaagttgaaattagtaagaacatgtttgacagcaacaaaatagtccatacctcccgctcttctgaagaggaagatgtagcgatttcggcttcccggcaacctagcaagctggctaaccgccgcatctttcgtgcagtgttctgcgtcatcccgttcatggttacaaatccaccacatcatagtatcgtacattcaaagttggtgatcataccttaatgaaataccgCAGTCGGACAAAGTGCTTGTCATCTCTCCCGCTCTCGCTCCCACATAACCTCGCACTCCTCGCCTGTTTTTTCGATCTCCTTCCGCTTGTGACAAATATAGCATACACAATTGAAGCGTTCACATGGcaatgtagatgatgtactagttagtgagagaatagaataccacgaagttcagctcggaagcaatagaagtcgatctccctctcGCGAGCAAATGTCAGGTCGGCTTTGCCCAACCTCATCGAATCcggatggggtcgtccaagatctcctcaggatacgcgtgcttaactaactcgatacgcgtgttctcatggaaccactcgaggtagttgttgaaagcggcgaaGTTGTGAGGCACAATCTGCTCAGGGCCAGCATTCCATGCCGCTTCCAAACACTGTTGGAACGCTGCGAtgtggccgctatgatggactggctaatttgtgatcttcctctgccgctgcctatcaagcctgcaagaatcaacaagttagtttgtacctcttctatcaagaatcttccatcgcatgattccagaagtttacctatgaagcgccttgtccgtgtcttgccacactggtgggcactcctgatacagcccaaacttgtctcatcactctttgcggctggtggtgttcaacaagccacatgcatatgagtgggcagcgcatacgcgtaaccgcgcctcctccgtgcacttgtggttgaggtcagtcatcgacgcgccaatacggtagtagctaccatatggctcccattccacctgcagcatacaaacatctcagaatttagaacatgtcagtagaatcaatgaaaactaggattgcaaaagagtgatcggttacctgctcagcggtaagagtgtccaactccgcagtgtactttgcatgtacatgatctttggatcgcccgacatctccgagacattgtcccaaaggtatgcccaagtgggctcccgatcaggAAAGTGAGGgtaatgaggccatggcctctcgttgagtaccctaggccgcccaactgataggcggtcccagctccatacggaaagtaggagcatgcatccaccaataccgccgctcccagtcctgctcccagttctgcgacaagcttcgtccaactgcgcacgtaagacatttggttagtactctgtctagcacactactataggaaaatagtacatatagcaaatcatcacctgccggtagaggtaggcaagtgccgctgttccccaactccaacggttatccaacaccgttagcgccttcagccaacaccaatgggccagcttccccccactgttaggaaagagagtcctcgaaatcatgtaccataagtacacgcgggcgtacgtcctccgagtgtcctcgtcggcctcttccgggcattctccaaagttagtcctgatccattcgaaagacgcgccggcgggagctctcttctttggttctgttggcagcggaggagccatgccaataagcACCTGCATCTGCtcgcgccacccatcagaagctgtgttcatacacagcggctcgccctgaataggtagtccaaggatcatggaaacatcctggagagtaggggccatctcgccggccctcaagtggaaggtgtgagtctccggcttccaccggtcgacaagggcggtgagtgccgaggggttcatgagtggccccccacggcttacaagggatatgaacgggagaagaccggtaggccggatgaactccgtgtacctctcgtcatacggtatatccgatgtgccatggtaacgaatcttcaaaggttgaagatccgttcccttctccgtcatatgaacagcccggtgcAACCTATCGTACTCTTCATCcagaagccacaccatcctacatgtatgagcaacacatacaacatattatgagccattctatatcaacatattatgagccaaaatatgagttattccatcacaaataatAGACATTTCAatacatacatacatagaatTTGAACACATACATAACCATTTTATATCTACATagccaaatctagggttcatatccaaatccaccaacatatccaaatctagggttcatatccaaatcaactaacatatctagggttcctacacatacacattcaacacttacatatccatttcaacacatacatagccatttcaacacatacatgtaaaatttcataatATAGTCAAGAACAACATATCAATGGTTCATATCTAAATCCACCAAAATCTTGCACCAACATATCAATggtacatatctagggttccaccaaatcaatggttcatatccaaatcaatggttcatatccaaatcaatggttcatatccaaatcaatggttcatatccaaatctaccaaatccaccaacaaTAGTGGACGAATCAgagggaatcgaaggggaataccttgaggaatggaggaGGAAGGACTTGGCCGGCCTGATCTGACGATTGCTTGGTCGATTTGGTGGGGGGGACGAAGGGgagtcgggcggcggcggcggtttccAGGGAGAAGAGAGGAAACAGAGAGAAGAACTGGCTGGGTCGGgctgggcgcgggcgcgggcgccacacttaagtggatgtgtggcgcccgtggcatgggcgccacacaggctagtgtggcgcccgtggtgtcggcgccacacatcgagcctcgcaaaacggctaagtcccagaggttccggagcccctggatgttttcgacccaaaacTTCATATAagttagcatgtgtggcgccgttgggaggggcgccacacatgctgccacgtcggatgggcgcaccagctcagcggcgagggggccacgtcggctgggtcagtggcgccggcaggaggggagccacatgggcatgtgtggcgcccgtggaaggggcgccacacaaaagggttagattggtgaaatagtttcgccggagggtcattctgtgcttttctttcacttttgggttatttttgtgcaaatcgccctaGGTATGGGCATTCGGATCTTCCTTAGCCAAATTGATTTTGGAATTTTTTATCATGGTTGTCGGGAGAAGGATTGTCCTTGTAACATTTGTCACGACTGCTACGTCCTTGACAATGGTTATTTGTACTCTCGGCTCCCAACAACGACAACATAGTCGATAGGTTGCTTTTCCTGCCATACTGGTGTTCGTACTCTTGTCAATATTGGTTGATTACTTTAATGGTTGAGTGCATGCACATATATTGGCATTGTGTGCGTCTCAAATTAAAAATTACGGAAGAACCTTCATTGGTATTTACAGGTAGGTGGTTTGATACTTATGTTATCCTTCTTTGGTCGCATTTAGAAAAGCATAAGACCGTGTCACATGAGAAAAAAAAGAGTTTAAAGACCTCGAAGATTTACTCGTTTATTTTGTGCGTTATTATGTAGTTGTTGGAGACAACTTATGAATTTCTACCATGTAATATTTGATACTATAAATATATCATTGTAATTATTATAAAAAAAATCGAACGACAAAGTAAAGAAAGAAATCGGTAGGAAAATGATTTTGTTCTATTTATTTGTTTTATTTGCGTACCTTCTTCATGTTATTAGCAAACAAGCCATCAAAGTTCCAATATCTTCAAACCAGTCCAAATCCCCAATCTAAATTCACTAGTCTCCGATCTCTCTAGCCGCAGCCGCCGCTTATCGACCTCAAACCTGCCTCTTCTCCCTATGCACCTCTAAATCCTTTAGAAATGTCTTCGGTAGTAACCGGCGTGATGGGGAAGAGCAGCTTCCTCATGCGACACAATCATAAACCAGATCATGGCCAACTGGTTGCAGAAGTTGCGGTGGTACTGTCGGATGTGGAAGAAGCCGTGCCGCCCAGAACTAAAATGGGTTCAGTGTCAATGCATGCAAAAGTCCATCTTCGGTCAGGCTGCCAGTCGCACGACTTCCGAGTAGTTCCACAGGCTGATCCATTAAAGCCCATCGCAACTGTCACATCGCCGCCACTATCATCTACAATGAGTTCCTCGCCGGTCGCCATCTCGTGCACATGAACTCCACCAACTAGCACATCGAGTTCGACAAATTTCTCGAGTGTGAGGGCAATGCCAAGTTTGAGGACACGCCATGGgaatccaataagaaatagctaaGTAGGGGTAGGCACACCACTAGGTACACACGCACACCGTGTAGCTGCATTACATTTTAGAACACCATTGTTCTCTTCTTATTGGGGGAGAACACCATTATTCAACAAGTTAGACGAGCGAAGAGTATTGATTTATTTCTTACTTCATGTGACGTACATACAGGCCTAAAGCACACTAGCTTGATTCACAAGTATCAAGTACCACATCAAGCATTTTATAAAGCTATACATTTTGATACTGCTACTAGAGTATCACGTTTTATATATTTATCGCTGATTTGGATAGTATATATCTAGACACATGTCTAGACATGTGGCGACTGATATGAAATAGAGGGAGTACAAATTACGCTACATGCCCACTCTGTatactttgcgccagcaacttaGCCGATGAGGCAGTCCCCACAACAGCAAGAACAAACCCAAGGGCGATCATTGCCGCATTCAGCAGGATGACAAGCCGCGACAGCCCGCCCCAGCGGATCTTGAGGTAGAAGGCGCAGGGGAAGATGACCGAGATGGCCACGCTGATGAGCGATCCGGTGAGGCTGAGCACGTATTGGAAATATGGAACCGAGAGCGCCAATGCCAGGATGAGGAGAAGCCCCGCCGAGCCGACGCTGCCACGGATGATTACCCGGGCGCGAGGCTCCATGGTCGCCGGCAGGTGGTGCTCGAGCTGGATGGCAAAGGGCGCGAACTCCAGCGCGTACTTGGTGACCGGCGTGAGCACGGTCGCCCACAGCGCCACCCTCGTGAACACGAGCCGCGGCGGCATGCTGAGCGTGACCTGGGAGTTCACGGTGGGGCCGAAGAGGCTCGCGCCGACGAACGCCAGAGCCGTGTAGAGCACGGTGACCAGGGAGAAGCTCGTGATAGAGACCTTGGTAAAGCTCGAGGGGTCTTTCATGGCCGTGTAGATGTTGGGGAACACGATGTGGCCGGCGTAGCTGAACATGTACAGGCCGGACACCGCCGGGATCCTGTCAAGCCTCAGGGCAGGGATGTGCTTTCCTAGGCCGACATTGCTGAAGGCCGCGGTGCAGACGATGGTGGCGAAGATGATCATCGACATGACGATGCCAACGAAGGAGAGGAAGGATATTGATGACAGGTTCCTTAGCCAGAGGCTAGGAAGGGCCACCAAGACGGCGATGATAGTGAGCAGTTGCGTGGTACTGAGGTGTAGCCATGGCAGGTGGAGGCGGGCACCGGCGAAGACGAGCGGGATGTTGTCGCTGAGGGAGATGGTGTAAGAGACCAGAGCGAAGAAGATCTCGAGGTAGATGAATGCGGAGGCGATCACTCGACCCTTTGAGCCGAACGCCTGGTGGCCGATATCCTGGTATGTCTTGGAGCTAGGGTCCTCGTCTAGGCACTTGCCGATGATGTGTGCGGTATAGGCGCACATGATGCCTAGGCCCACAAGGAGGAAAACTGAGGCCCAACCGCCGTTTTCCAAGGCATAGGGAGTGGAGAGCTGCCCAAGTCCTGAAAACAAATTCGAATTAGTGATTTCAGCAAAACTACTTCATCCATTTCAAAATTAAAAAGCATATTTTATTTCCGTCAACTGAAGTTTAACCAAGAATTATACATTTGACATGCGACCTAGAATGCACTATGTTAAGCCGATTCAATCAAGAAATGTGGCATAGTGAAAATCGGTAGCCATTTTTCTGCTATATATGTTTTGAACCGCTTTGCATGTTGACACATGCATTAAGAAGTACTTGCATGCAACTTTTTATTTTCATTATTCTGTACATGACATGTGGGTCAAGCTTAAATGTTGATTCTTCTGAACCGAAGCTACTAGTTGGTTCGCTTTTGTTGGGAGATGGCATGATGGGATGCCCTACTATATATGAAATTGACACAAAGGTCTTAATGGCCGGTTTGCTTTGCTGCAATATAGTGTCTGTTCTTAACGATATAATTCACAATCATAATAAAAATACTTTTGAATAGGAACGGTGATAGCAATTTTATGTCACATAAATTATACTATCAATAGACTAATTATAGTCAAAGCCTTGGTCAAGGCAAACCAAATACTACACGGTGTGTGAGTAATTAAGCTTCGTACCTATGAGCATCCCAACCATGTTGATGACCGACTGGACAAAGGTGCTGGTAGGCTTGCTGTAGTGCTGCTCACCGGTCATTGCCACGGCCACGACCCTCCCGTCGCCAGCGACCTTCTCCCCCTCTTCCTCTTGCCCCCGTGCGCACTTGCAAGGCTCGCCGGCCTCGACGTCGCAGGCATCGCAGCGCCTGCACAGCCGTTGCGCCGCAAGCCGAGCACCGTGCACGCTCTCGCTCGCCACCTGCTTAGGCTGCGGGCACAGCAACCGGCACCACCAGCTCGCCATTGCTGCCTCCGTTAGTGTTGATCTAGTAGCTAGCAAGCGTACGTGTTAATTATCTATGTGCGTGTGTGTAGCTGAATGTGCTGCTGTACTGGCCTTGTTGAACACGGACGTTGTGCTCGTGCCTATTTATAGGCGTGTCTTGACTACAGATGGCCAAGATGGAGAAGGGAAGATGGAAATCCTGAAGCTAGCACGTGATCACTACTGACGAAGTTAGTGGAGCTTGCTTGGCAACGACATACAAATATACAATGTTCGAGCAAATTAGATTCTCTGTTTAGATATGTTTACTTCTTTTTTCCGCTGAGTCAGTTAGAGCCATAAACTTAATTATGAAGAGTGAGTCTGTGAGTGTCTTGAGTGACAACTGACAAGGGCGGCACCCGCGTGAACCTGGGAATTAAAGTAGCGGAATCTGCCTCTCGTGTAAGTCGTGTAAGCGAATTGGATTTGGGGGCGGCGTGGCAAGAGGTCCAACATTTGATGCCAATTTGCATTGCAGTGGAGTCAGGATTCGGATTCCATCGAGCCAACGAGGACCGGTTTGTTCCGCGAATGTGGCAACCGGTCCAGGAAGCCAGGAAATGGAAGGCGCCACCATCGTCCTACTTGAGATGGAGTGCAAGTGTGCAACATGGTATTGGTACCCAAGCAAGCAGCCCAAGATTCATCGTAACAACAGGGTCAGCCTGTATTCACTTTTGTTCGCATAATTTGGATCTTGTTTATCGCTGCCGCCAGACAAATAAGATTTGTCGCAGGAATTTGTGTTCGTCAGACGTGAAGTTGAGTGGTGGATGAGAAAAACCAGGTTGATTGATACGTTGATTTTGTGCTTCCTCTTAGCCGCCGTATCCTGATCACTTCTTGGATGCTGCCCAACTGTGGTTCTTTCCATCATTCCTCTTGCTCAGAGGAAGCACACAATCAACGCAGTATTCGAAAAGGGAAAGTTTAccatcacttcatctttcagcagttgcacATCATGCGAAGTTACATACTTATGTGTTAAATCTTTTTATTGAACTGTATAAGCAGTTGTATTTAGGAAGCCTTACTGTTCATTGATTTCTTTTGCTTGCATATCCGCAAACATTTGTGTTTTGGGATTGTCCGTATTTCACGCAATCCATATTCAACCTATGTCCATGGCTGATATTAACTATCTGCATATATGTATTTCTGTCTGAACACTATCGTGTCCGACACCATCTCTAAGGAAAATATAATTTGGGATATGATAGTAGCAATATCCCACCAAACCCGCTCCAATCATTCCTGCTCACAAGCATCGTCCAGCTCTTAGACAAGTAGGCAATGCCTTATTTGCCTCCTCAAGGAGGAAAACATTCAGCTCATCCATCTTCAGGCAGATTCCCCGTACTCCATATTCTTGCACTCACAAATGTAAGAGAGATCTGACTAACTTACTACATACGTTTCATCACTTCAATTcaggcactggtggaaaaaggggctttggtcgcggttcgcaactgccattagtcgcggttgcgcaaccgcgaccaaagtagcgcgactaaaggcccccccctttagtcgcggttccttatgaaccgcgactaaaggcccgtccacgtgggccgcaggcaagcgccagggcggaggacctttagtcgcggttcttctggccaaccgcgactaaaggcctccgcagggtttagggtttagccccccctccccctaaatctggtttctttttaatttgtattgttttatttcttttgggttttaattttgaaggagtttcacatattctacggcactacatacatgcatatgaatgtacaatttcaaacaaatttgaaattagaaccaaaaagaattcaagaggaatatacaatatatattcaatatcggatgaccatatacaattttgaacaagtttccatccataatttagtgcatatgaagttctacgtcatcgtaatggtgttctcctctaggatcgatgacttccctcgccaaccatccagctagttcctcttgaagtggtcggaagcgagcttctggactaagcgtcttccggaggttattcctcatgatgttgttctcacacttctggtcccgctcattgcagtatctccggatcctctcacaaacatagtatccacatagattggtccccggtggctgaatatccccagtcgtccgcactgccattttaaaatgtagctcttttttgaattcaccggccttggtatctacgaaccgtctccaaaccctacgaggcaaagaaaattaaatgaacaagagagttattaattagttacttgatattaggaaatgatgaacgaaataggccgatcgatatagagcgcaaatgaatgaaaataattacttttgcatcatttttctcatgtcggcccaaagcgccggatccatattca
It includes:
- the LOC127293922 gene encoding amino acid transporter AVT1H translates to MASWWCRLLCPQPKQVASESVHGARLAAQRLCRRCDACDVEAGEPCKCARGQEEEGEKVAGDGRVVAVAMTGEQHYSKPTSTFVQSVINMVGMLIGLGQLSTPYALENGGWASVFLLVGLGIMCAYTAHIIGKCLDEDPSSKTYQDIGHQAFGSKGRVIASAFIYLEIFFALVSYTISLSDNIPLVFAGARLHLPWLHLSTTQLLTIIAVLVALPSLWLRNLSSISFLSFVGIVMSMIIFATIVCTAAFSNVGLGKHIPALRLDRIPAVSGLYMFSYAGHIVFPNIYTAMKDPSSFTKVSITSFSLVTVLYTALAFVGASLFGPTVNSQVTLSMPPRLVFTRVALWATVLTPVTKYALEFAPFAIQLEHHLPATMEPRARVIIRGSVGSAGLLLILALALSVPYFQYVLSLTGSLISVAISVIFPCAFYLKIRWGGLSRLVILLNAAMIALGFVLAVVGTASSAKLLAQSIQSGHVA